A stretch of the Aegilops tauschii subsp. strangulata cultivar AL8/78 chromosome 4, Aet v6.0, whole genome shotgun sequence genome encodes the following:
- the LOC109765150 gene encoding costars family protein, whose amino-acid sequence MNLGHVEEEVGKLREEIQRLGQQQPDGSYKVKFGVIFNDDRCANIFEALVGTLRAAKKRKVVTYDGEMLLQGVHDNVEITLFPPPTVAAT is encoded by the exons ATGAACCTTGGGCACGTCGAGGAGGAGGTCGGGAAGCTCCGGGAGGAGATCCAGAGGCTCGGCCAGCAGCAGCCCGACGGCTCCTACAAG GTCAAGTTTGGTGTCATCTTCAATGACGACCGATGCGCAAACATATTTGAAGCATTAGTTGGCACCTTGCGGGCCGCCAAGAAGAGGAAAGTTGTCACCTACGACGGTGAAATGCTTCTGCAGGGTGTTCATGACAATGTGGAGATAACCCTCTTCCCTCCCCCCACGGTTGCTGCCACTTGA
- the LOC109765152 gene encoding F-box/FBD/LRR-repeat protein At1g13570-like, with translation MGGVGSSTSQRQGKEAPMAGQDYLMSLPPEMLDDILRRLPFEELVGTCCLSPAWHRRWESVPGLDIWFSRGSSTARDPRLLRWPCAAPVHRFTARSLWRCAAPIRSFTAHVQRCHSHRAARWLLALAHKRVKMLKLKFDMPWPVHLARPPVVGPALYSCSALTHLQLCGYCHLLRAPQGFAGFPNLFTLCLEYVVLPFHGAAAQLQLIISSAPRLTRLLLDDVMIGDEEADIETCAIQAPNLRFLKLIMTLDNGCRIAGELPLLKVAQISIDPLFGTPNFINTFRRISSVKKLYLLTDSDQTMENPLERILWTFQNLRAVQLTANFGKFPSIMSIFSSLRFGPHIEKLKIQVIRPEVETGNDDAIDQDILDAVIYDDMFANLKHVSVDRPKYLPNDMWFMKFLLSKAGLLEYFFVSFNHGEETKAYVEGCKELAMCEKASPEAMLILRPRDKPTPNL, from the exons ATGGGGGGCGTGGGTTCCTCCACGAGTCAACGGCAGGGGAAGGAGGCGCCGATGGCCGGCCAGGACTACCTGATGTCCCTTCCGCCTGAGATGCTCGACGACATCCTCCGTCGGCTCCCCTTCGAGGAGTTGGTCGGCACCTGTTGTCTCTCCCCTGCTTGGCACCGTCGATGGGAATCCGTCCCCGGCCTCGACATCTGGTTCAGTCGAGGATCCTCCACCGCACGCGATCCACGCTTgctgcggtggccgtgcgccgcGCCCGTCCACAGATTCACTGCCCGCAGCCTATGGCGGTGTGCCGCTCCAATCCGCAGCTTCACCGCCCATGTCCAAAGGTGCCACTCCCACCGCGCCGCCCGCTGGCTCCTCGCCCTAGCGCAcaagcgcgtcaagatgctcaAGCTCAAGTTCGACATGCCCTGGCCCGTCCACTTGGCCCGCCCGCCCGTGGTCGGCCCGGCCCTTTACTCCTGCAGCGCACTCACCCACCTCCAGCTCTGTGGCTATTGCCACTTGTTGCGCGCTCCTCAGGGCTTCGCAGGCTTCCCCAACCTCTTCACCCTCTGCCTCGAGTATGTGGTCCTCCCTTTCCATGGCGCCGCGGCGCAACTCCAACTCATAATCTCCTCGGCACCGCGCCTCACGAGGCTCTTGTTGGATGATGTCATGATCGGCGATGAGGAGGCTGATATCGAAACATGTGCCATCCAGGCACCCAACCTCCGTTTCCTCAAGTTGATCATGACCCTTGACAACGGATGCCGAATTGCGGGGGAGCTCCCATTGCTGAAGGTGGCACAAATTTCCATTGATCCCCTATTCGGGACCCCAAACTTCATCAACACTTTCCGACGGATTTCTAGTGTTAAGAAGCTTTACTTGCTCACCGACTCAGATCAG ACTATGGAAAATCCGCTGGAAAGGATTTTATGGACGTTCCAGAACTTGAGGGCTGTACAACTGACTGCAAATTTCGGCAAATTCCCAAGCATTATGTCGATATTTTCTTCACTGAGATTTGGTCCTCACATTGAAAAACTCAAAATTCAG GTAATCAGGCCGGAAGTTGAAACTGGCAATGATGATGCCATCGATCAAGATATTCTTGATGCAGTGATATATGATGACATGTTTGCTAATCTCAAACATGTCTCGGTGGATCGCCCAAAGTACTTGCCAAATGACATGTGGTTTATGAAGTTTCTGCTATCAAAAGCAGGGCTGCTTGAATACTTTTTTGTCAGTTTCAACCATGGAGAAGAAACCAAAGCTTACGTGGAAGGATGTAAAGAGTTGGCAATGTGTGAAAAGGCGTCTCCGGAAGCTATGCTCATACTAAGGCCTAGAGACAAGCCTACCCCAAATCTTTAA
- the LOC109765151 gene encoding uncharacterized protein, with the protein MDKKKDVDDIEPGPAPSRPVDRFGFIKTEQSNSPEGILKSRPTHERGREERRIRKWRKMIGTGGSDWKHYVRRNPHVVKRRIRKGIPDCLRGLVWQLISGSRDLLLMNPGVYETLVIYETSTSELEIIRDISRTFPSHIFFQQRHGPGQRSLYNVLKAYSVYDRDVGYVQGMGFIAGLLLLYMSEEDAFWLIVALLKGAVHAPMEGLYQAGLPLVQQYLFQFEKLVQEHMPKLGQHFIEEMINPSMYASQWFITVFSYSFPFPMTLRVWDVFLYEGIKVVFQVGLGLLRFCHDDLVKLPFEELLHSLRYFPDEATDPDTLFPLAFSFKVNSSLEELEKEYRKRLDGPNASSSSSKRLLPLKSKTMSRAVSQVLSISNVGKK; encoded by the exons ATGGATAAGAAGAAAGACGTGGATGACATAGAACCTGGACCAGCTCCTTCTCGGCCTGTGGACAGATTTGGCTTTATAAAGACAGAACAAAGCAACTCTCCCGAGGGGATTCTGAAAAGCAGACCCACACATGAACGCGGAAG AGAGGAAAGGAGGATAAGAAAGTGGAGGAAGATGATAGGTACTGGTGGTAGTGACTGGAAGCATTATGTTAGAAGGAATCCTCATGTGGTTAAGAGAAGAATAAGGAAAGGAATTCCTGATTGTCTCAGAGGACTTGTTTGGCAGTTGATTTCAGGCAGCAGGGACCTCTTGCTAATGAATCCTGGGGTTTATGAG ACTTTGGTCATATACGAGACATCAACATCAGAATTGGAAATTATTCGTGATATATCGCGTACATTTCCTTCGCATATTTTCTTCCAACAGCGACATGGCCCAGGTCAAAGATCTCTGTATAACGTTTTAAAAGCGTACTCTGTTTATGATAGGGATGTTGGATATGTGCAG GGAATGGGATTTATAGCTGGGTTGCTGCTTCTTTATATGAGCGAGGAGGATGCATTTTGGTTAATAGTAGCTTTGCTAAAAGGAGCTGTCCATGCTCCTATGGAAGGCTTGTATCAG GCCGGTTTGCCGCTTGTGCAACAATATCTGTTTCAGTTTGAGAAATTAGTTCAAGAGCACATGCCAAAGTTGGGACAGCATTTTATTGAAGAAATGATAAATCCAAGCATGTATGCAAGTCAATGGTTTATCACGGTTTTCTCATATTCCTTCCCATTTCCTATGACTCTTAGAGTTTGGGATGTCTTCCTTTATGAG GGTATTAAGGTTGTTTTCCAAGTTGGATTGGGTCTATTGAGATTCTGCCATGATGACCTG GTCAAATTGCCTTTTGAGGAACTTCTGCATTCCTTGAGATATTTTCCAGATGAGGCAACTGATCCTGATACATTATTTCCACTTGCCTTCTCATTTAAG GTGAACAGTAGTCTCGAGGAGCTCGAGAAAGAGTACCGGAAAAGATTGGATGGACCCAATGCAAGCTCAAGTAGCAGTAAGCGGCTTCTGCCCCTCAAATCAAAAACGATGAGCAGGGCTGTTAGCCAGGTCTTGTCTATCTCAAATGTTGGTAAAAAGTAA